A genomic segment from Leptospira congkakensis encodes:
- a CDS encoding ATP-binding protein, which translates to MYSNSKTEGEITGMSTDDAIKIFTGSLFPSLPSGTYILLSQTGEIVETYTSATNPWELGPSAIGKPIEELIPQTYVNLRETIAKVIETGIPFACSYSFSNFQLYIKVAPCTFPNEPQKFFLISALEITEETDPLANLSQVEKAVVQYEENLHKEIIKIFNWRHEIEGKGSHKDWMEKALPNLNTSLMQGSGLGALVTTVGSLIRKAKKEGDHYEVPAAIFELIEDNFRSTKKLVQTLAEAQVVFEGSANATEPVQLKDLHSMIQEEVSYLSDMTIIKNQRFHISNLQNGQENKFNCHFKLLRTAIRELLINAMKYGPDNSSIYILFMRAGEKLSLKILNSPMDPSIHQFDFKKSEEIILFQPFYRVNRYVDERYSKEEFGLGLGLPIVKKILEDMNAKIYFNVLDSNIYKDKSSEVSVTLEFDIVP; encoded by the coding sequence ATGTATTCTAATTCCAAAACTGAGGGTGAAATTACGGGAATGTCCACGGATGATGCTATTAAAATTTTTACAGGTTCCTTATTCCCCTCCCTTCCCTCTGGAACCTACATCCTGCTTTCCCAAACCGGGGAGATCGTTGAAACTTACACTTCTGCTACAAATCCTTGGGAACTAGGTCCCAGTGCCATTGGCAAACCTATTGAAGAATTAATTCCGCAAACTTATGTAAACTTGCGAGAGACCATAGCCAAGGTAATAGAAACAGGGATCCCTTTTGCCTGCAGTTATTCTTTCTCAAACTTCCAATTGTATATAAAAGTAGCACCTTGTACTTTTCCAAATGAACCACAGAAGTTTTTCTTAATCTCTGCTTTAGAAATCACAGAGGAAACGGACCCACTGGCAAACCTTTCCCAAGTAGAAAAAGCCGTTGTACAATACGAAGAAAACTTACACAAAGAGATTATAAAAATTTTTAACTGGCGTCACGAAATTGAAGGTAAAGGAAGCCATAAAGATTGGATGGAAAAGGCATTACCCAATCTCAATACTTCCCTCATGCAAGGTTCTGGTCTGGGAGCTTTAGTCACAACTGTTGGTTCTCTTATCAGGAAAGCTAAAAAAGAAGGAGACCACTATGAAGTTCCTGCTGCCATCTTTGAGTTGATAGAAGACAACTTTCGCAGCACAAAAAAATTAGTCCAAACCTTAGCAGAAGCACAAGTGGTTTTTGAAGGAAGTGCAAATGCAACAGAACCTGTCCAGTTAAAAGATCTACATAGTATGATCCAAGAAGAAGTAAGTTATCTTTCCGATATGACCATAATCAAAAACCAAAGGTTTCATATCTCAAACTTACAGAACGGACAAGAAAATAAATTCAACTGTCATTTTAAATTATTAAGAACTGCCATTCGAGAACTTTTGATCAATGCAATGAAATATGGACCGGACAATTCCAGTATCTATATTCTATTCATGAGAGCCGGAGAAAAACTTTCTCTCAAAATTTTAAACTCTCCTATGGATCCTTCTATCCACCAATTTGATTTTAAAAAATCAGAAGAGATCATCTTATTCCAACCATTCTATCGTGTGAATCGATATGTCGATGAAAGGTATTCAAAAGAAGAATTTGGTTTAGGTCTTGGATTACCAATTGTCAAAAAAATATTAGAAGATATGAATGCAAAAATATACTTCAATGTTTTAGATTCAAATATTTATAAGGATAAATCTTCAGAAGTATCAGTAACTTTGGAATTTGACATTGTTCCATAA